Proteins encoded in a region of the Haloarcula sp. CBA1129 genome:
- a CDS encoding class I SAM-dependent DNA methyltransferase, translating into MSKITSYTDSITLEELENHLFECADIIRNTVDKTDYKDYILPMVFYKTLSDTYEDQREDVLEEFGDEEIADDPSFYDFPIPEGYRWAELLDTNKNIDEFLNEAFEAIERENPELQDAFRADYVNADALDDDRLKDLAHHLDTYNLSAERVPPDMLGEAYMDLVKHFASEEGKEGGEFFTPPNIVNMMVRLLAPFEPGDSFHDPTSGSAGMLVEAARHFREEQDGDPTKLRLTGQEMNPDVAAIAKMNLFIHRYEGEVAREDSLRNPQFTTGDADLETFDYVLANFPFSADWAKDQLQEDKFGRFDWADKLPRADRGDYAFIMHMEEQLNETGQAAIVVPHGVLFRKHEQRYREPMIDRDIVESVIGLPENLFQNNSIPSAILVLNENKPEEREDEVLFVHAADEAFYRELSNQNELTDEGLDHVVENFNEWKTEERVSRPVPHEEIRENDYNLNIALYVDTTEPEEDINVSEEVKQLRELRSERNRIESRMDEHVEVLGYE; encoded by the coding sequence ATGTCAAAGATCACCTCGTATACTGACTCGATCACGCTGGAAGAGCTCGAAAACCACCTGTTCGAGTGTGCGGACATCATCCGTAACACCGTCGACAAGACCGACTACAAGGACTACATTCTCCCGATGGTCTTCTACAAGACGCTCAGCGACACGTACGAAGACCAGCGGGAGGACGTCCTCGAAGAATTCGGCGACGAGGAAATCGCCGACGACCCGAGTTTCTACGACTTCCCGATCCCCGAGGGCTACCGGTGGGCCGAACTCCTCGATACGAACAAGAACATCGACGAGTTCCTGAACGAGGCGTTCGAGGCAATTGAACGGGAGAACCCTGAGCTCCAAGACGCGTTCCGGGCCGACTATGTGAACGCCGACGCACTGGACGACGACCGCCTCAAGGATCTCGCCCACCATCTCGACACGTACAATCTGAGCGCCGAACGCGTCCCGCCGGACATGCTCGGCGAGGCGTACATGGACCTCGTGAAGCACTTCGCCAGCGAGGAGGGGAAGGAGGGCGGCGAGTTCTTCACCCCGCCGAATATCGTGAACATGATGGTCCGGCTTCTCGCGCCCTTCGAACCGGGCGATTCGTTCCACGACCCGACCAGTGGCTCCGCCGGGATGCTCGTCGAGGCGGCCCGACACTTCCGGGAGGAGCAAGACGGCGACCCTACGAAGCTCCGGCTCACGGGCCAGGAGATGAACCCCGACGTCGCCGCTATCGCGAAGATGAACCTGTTCATCCACCGGTACGAGGGCGAGGTCGCCCGGGAGGACTCGCTTCGCAATCCGCAGTTCACGACCGGCGACGCCGACCTCGAGACGTTCGATTACGTCCTCGCCAATTTCCCGTTCTCGGCGGACTGGGCAAAAGACCAACTGCAGGAAGACAAATTTGGCCGCTTCGACTGGGCCGATAAGCTACCCCGGGCGGATCGAGGCGACTACGCCTTCATTATGCACATGGAGGAACAGCTCAACGAAACGGGGCAGGCGGCGATCGTTGTCCCGCACGGCGTGCTGTTCCGAAAGCACGAGCAGCGGTATCGGGAGCCGATGATCGATCGCGATATCGTTGAGTCGGTGATCGGCTTACCCGAGAACCTGTTCCAAAACAACTCGATTCCGTCGGCGATTCTAGTGCTCAATGAGAACAAGCCCGAAGAGCGAGAGGACGAAGTGCTCTTCGTTCACGCTGCGGACGAAGCCTTCTATCGGGAGCTCTCTAATCAAAACGAGCTCACGGATGAAGGCCTTGATCACGTTGTCGAGAATTTCAACGAATGGAAAACTGAAGAGAGGGTGAGTCGTCCAGTTCCACATGAGGAAATCCGTGAGAACGACTATAATCTCAACATCGCGTTGTATGTCGACACAACGGAACCAGAAGAGGACATCAATGTGAGTGAAGAAGTCAAACAACTCCGCGAATTGCGATCAGAGCGGAACCGGATAGAGAGTCGTATGGATGAACATGTGGAGGTGTTGGGCTATGAGTGA
- a CDS encoding Cdc6/Cdc18 family protein: MIRDARVLRAGFVPREVEHRDAEVNHLSSVLEPITNGEPADTAIVTGPSGAGKTCVSQFVTERLREEVLDVETTYVNCWRNYTRFRTLYQILDDLGATIDIHRQSTPHDELVDRLQQHDGPRTVIILDEVDQLEDPSVIYDLHSLPQFAIICIANKEEELFSRVDDRLVSRLRSSEHVRMDKYHDEQLYDILSARAKWGLDEDVITDDQLYRIADAAAGDARLAIGILRTAAGKADRENHERITDDILLDAAEDARAQIKQKSLDSLTPHQRVVYDIVREHGPVGPSEIHERYSEDVDDPRTKRTIRTYLSKMEQYNLLEAEGTSRDREYSLVDSAAASPMQ, translated from the coding sequence ATGATCCGCGATGCTCGCGTTCTCCGCGCCGGGTTCGTTCCTCGGGAAGTTGAGCATCGCGACGCCGAAGTCAATCACCTCTCCAGCGTTCTCGAACCAATTACGAACGGTGAACCCGCCGACACGGCCATCGTCACCGGGCCCAGCGGTGCCGGTAAAACCTGCGTCTCACAATTCGTCACCGAACGACTCCGAGAAGAGGTGCTCGACGTCGAAACGACCTACGTCAACTGCTGGCGTAACTACACCCGATTTCGGACGCTCTACCAGATCCTCGACGACCTCGGCGCGACCATCGACATCCACCGGCAGTCGACGCCTCACGACGAACTCGTCGACCGGCTCCAGCAGCACGACGGCCCGCGAACGGTCATCATCCTCGACGAGGTCGACCAGCTCGAAGATCCCAGCGTCATTTACGACCTCCACAGCCTCCCGCAGTTCGCGATTATCTGCATCGCGAACAAGGAAGAGGAGCTGTTCAGCCGCGTCGACGACCGGCTCGTGAGCCGGCTGCGCTCCAGCGAACACGTCCGGATGGACAAGTACCACGACGAGCAGCTGTACGACATTCTGAGTGCGCGGGCAAAGTGGGGGCTCGACGAGGACGTCATCACCGACGACCAACTCTATCGAATCGCCGACGCGGCCGCCGGCGACGCCCGCCTCGCAATCGGCATCCTTCGTACGGCCGCCGGCAAGGCCGATCGCGAGAACCACGAGCGCATCACCGACGACATTCTCCTGGACGCCGCCGAGGATGCTCGGGCTCAGATCAAGCAGAAGAGCCTCGACTCGCTCACGCCGCACCAGCGCGTCGTCTACGACATCGTTCGCGAGCACGGTCCGGTCGGGCCGAGCGAAATCCACGAGCGCTATTCCGAGGACGTCGATGACCCACGGACGAAACGGACTATCCGCACGTACCTCTCGAAAATGGAGCAGTACAACCTCCTCGAGGCGGAAGGGACGAGTCGGGACCGAGAGTACTCGCTCGTTGATTCAGCGGCGGCGTCACCGATGCAGTAA
- a CDS encoding McrC family protein has translation MTEFLPIGGLGPQIDETGGTETEPPSEPISLGEHEETDPFPVSQSDAEFLEGMEERFGTAPLDVSFGSDGKVTLSSGSYVGVLTLPSGVRVEVTPKRTVTRLLWALRYAFDTPVDTLDLETDFTSASSFFDAIGILFRAELHSVLSQGLHRDYVSTSSIEKRVKGRIDVQRQLQRPSPVTTDFAVDYEEFTTDNTLNQAVLASIRVLITLVSDDDLRSQLRVQERQLREFVSVEPVQPATVRRIELSRLNDHYTTLLELATLVLEREFFEDIRAGTQRSLALFVNMNTVFERIVERGFRAVAQEQEGLRVDGQASIPNLVDGPHSVSMRPDVLVRTAGGEPILVADAKWKTNHESPSSSDVYQLTSYILSLEVPGVLVYPGGSVKMAPSTVEGYSLHSFAVSTDADTGSYDEYVQSLEASVESLFDQVVTEASEPYR, from the coding sequence ATGACTGAGTTTCTCCCGATTGGCGGGCTCGGTCCACAGATCGACGAAACTGGCGGCACCGAAACCGAGCCCCCGTCGGAGCCGATCTCTCTCGGGGAACATGAGGAGACGGACCCTTTCCCCGTTTCGCAATCGGATGCCGAGTTTTTAGAGGGTATGGAGGAGCGTTTTGGGACTGCACCACTCGATGTTTCCTTCGGGAGCGACGGGAAGGTAACTCTCTCTAGTGGATCGTACGTAGGCGTACTTACGCTGCCCAGCGGTGTTCGTGTCGAGGTCACCCCCAAACGGACCGTGACCCGGCTACTGTGGGCGCTTCGGTACGCGTTCGACACGCCGGTCGACACTCTTGATTTGGAGACGGACTTCACAAGTGCCTCGTCATTTTTTGATGCGATTGGAATCCTGTTTCGGGCTGAACTCCACTCGGTGCTCTCACAAGGTCTTCATCGGGATTACGTCTCCACGAGTAGCATCGAAAAGCGTGTCAAAGGCCGAATCGACGTACAACGACAGCTTCAGCGCCCCTCTCCTGTCACGACCGACTTCGCCGTCGACTACGAGGAGTTCACCACGGACAATACACTGAATCAGGCGGTATTGGCGTCAATTCGGGTACTCATCACTCTCGTAAGTGATGACGACCTCAGGAGTCAGCTCAGAGTACAGGAGCGACAGCTCAGGGAGTTCGTTAGCGTGGAACCGGTACAGCCAGCAACCGTTCGACGTATCGAACTCTCTCGACTGAATGACCACTATACGACATTACTTGAACTGGCGACGCTGGTGTTAGAGCGAGAATTTTTCGAGGATATCCGTGCCGGGACCCAGCGCTCGCTGGCGTTATTCGTGAATATGAATACCGTCTTCGAGCGGATCGTCGAACGGGGGTTTCGTGCTGTCGCACAAGAACAAGAGGGTCTTCGCGTTGATGGTCAGGCCTCGATCCCGAACCTCGTCGACGGTCCCCACTCGGTTTCAATGCGGCCGGACGTCCTCGTCCGGACAGCCGGTGGGGAACCGATACTCGTTGCCGACGCGAAGTGGAAAACCAACCACGAATCGCCGTCTTCTAGCGACGTGTATCAGCTAACCTCTTACATCCTCTCGCTCGAAGTTCCAGGCGTTCTAGTCTATCCCGGTGGAAGTGTGAAGATGGCTCCCTCAACAGTCGAGGGATACTCGTTACACTCCTTCGCAGTGTCGACTGACGCCGACACTGGTTCCTACGATGAATACGTTCAGAGTCTTGAAGCAAGCGTGGAGAGCTTATTCGATCAGGTCGTTACCGAGGCCTCCGAACCCTATCGCTGA
- a CDS encoding helix-turn-helix domain-containing protein, which translates to MRLTEAREGKTRTQVLAAVADLQRSDGPPIQKDLVEKLPMTKGAVSQNCSRLVEESLLQEHDGRYRVDTGRLLDDYREHFEEYLRRAPQSELYEQEVADTNETRTRTKRSATEYFEADLLEDILLTSLVSSLGKNNIQTLREVFLYTDDVLYHVAYRAVSAETDVPAELKPILRLAACLDATPDLVEELANRHGLHAELAGQSPATEIAKHAYGGA; encoded by the coding sequence ATGCGCCTCACGGAGGCCCGTGAAGGGAAAACCAGAACCCAGGTCCTTGCGGCCGTCGCAGACTTACAGCGGAGCGATGGCCCGCCGATCCAGAAGGACCTCGTTGAGAAGCTCCCGATGACGAAGGGTGCCGTCTCACAGAACTGCAGTAGACTCGTCGAGGAGTCACTACTGCAAGAACACGATGGCCGATATCGCGTCGATACAGGCCGTCTCCTCGATGATTATCGAGAGCACTTCGAGGAATACCTGCGGCGCGCACCACAGAGTGAGCTCTACGAGCAGGAGGTGGCAGACACCAACGAAACCCGCACGCGGACCAAGCGCTCGGCGACCGAGTACTTCGAAGCCGACCTCCTCGAAGACATCCTCCTCACGTCGCTCGTGAGCTCGCTCGGAAAGAACAATATCCAGACCCTCCGGGAGGTGTTCCTGTACACGGACGATGTGCTCTACCACGTCGCCTACCGTGCTGTGAGCGCGGAGACCGACGTGCCAGCAGAACTGAAACCGATCCTCAGGCTGGCGGCGTGTCTGGACGCCACTCCTGACCTGGTAGAAGAACTCGCGAACAGACACGGTCTCCACGCCGAACTCGCTGGCCAGTCGCCGGCGACCGAGATCGCCAAACACGCCTACGGAGGAGCCTAA
- a CDS encoding type B DNA-directed DNA polymerase, with amino-acid sequence MPFSIDFLDDGRVLEWEATADGAVATERDDFTPRFYVAARDPDADLDLTTLQSVYDQHPDVVTTEMVARRPGFRRDEEPVLAVDVAHIDRVTPLARQARQLSAYPVGDLACFNVDFSREFRYCLETGADPTPASELSTLRLSVPVTETSNDVYGKLSVAGDTVTGSPTDILTAVQEALDAHDPDVLVCSTSEIVPTLYEMATDAGVDDFSLSRWPNVDYQQLASRSTYSSYGRVGHSPARYNVPGRAIIDESNTFFYGETNLDGVLDLVSRSKKPVQELAWASIGNVLTAIQICEAHDRGVLVPWNSWRHEFYKPMGTLHDADRGGFIFAPEVGLHENVHELDFSSLYPNIICTRNVSPDVIQCDCHSDRDDVPGLGYSICDDRGYLVDVLQPIIDARDEIKAAIRREKERDDPDEDRLAELEGRSGALKWILVACFGYQGFSNAKFGRIECHEAINAFAREILLTAKQRLEAGGWRVVHGIVDSIWVTPDPDVDDEDREDLETLATEITERVEIRLEHEAQYDWVAFVPQRESDAGALTKYFGKVAGDDDFKIRGIEARQRSTPPFIEDVQRDCLDRLDTTRSPDAVLGRLERAIDELQAGNVAVERLIERNRVSKPLEGYSQNTQNVAALKRAREQDLAVHPGQDIEYVVVDDEKSSRDRVALAHEKIETYDASYYETQLVRAVESVLSPLGWDRSDIRRELSGERDAVLSLFGATNELS; translated from the coding sequence ATGCCGTTCAGCATCGACTTCCTGGACGACGGCCGCGTCCTGGAGTGGGAGGCAACCGCCGACGGCGCCGTCGCGACCGAGCGCGATGATTTCACCCCACGCTTCTACGTTGCCGCTCGCGACCCTGATGCCGACCTCGACCTCACGACACTCCAGTCGGTGTACGATCAGCACCCGGACGTCGTCACGACCGAAATGGTTGCGCGACGGCCGGGCTTTCGACGAGACGAGGAACCAGTCCTCGCCGTCGACGTCGCCCACATCGACCGCGTCACTCCACTCGCCCGGCAAGCGCGCCAGCTGTCGGCCTATCCAGTCGGGGATCTCGCCTGTTTCAACGTGGACTTCTCGCGAGAGTTCCGGTACTGTCTGGAGACCGGCGCCGATCCGACGCCGGCGAGCGAGCTGTCGACGCTCCGGCTCAGCGTCCCGGTGACCGAAACGAGCAACGACGTCTATGGGAAGCTGTCCGTCGCCGGCGACACCGTCACCGGCTCGCCGACGGATATCCTGACCGCCGTCCAAGAGGCGCTCGACGCACACGATCCGGACGTCCTGGTCTGCTCGACGAGCGAGATCGTCCCGACCCTGTACGAGATGGCGACGGACGCCGGCGTCGACGACTTCTCGCTGAGTCGGTGGCCAAATGTGGACTACCAGCAGCTCGCAAGCCGGTCGACGTACTCGAGCTACGGCCGCGTCGGCCACTCGCCGGCGCGGTACAACGTTCCCGGCCGGGCGATTATCGACGAGTCGAACACGTTCTTCTACGGAGAGACGAACCTCGACGGCGTCCTCGACCTCGTGTCGCGCTCAAAGAAGCCCGTCCAGGAACTTGCGTGGGCGTCAATCGGGAACGTGCTGACGGCGATCCAGATTTGCGAGGCCCACGACCGTGGCGTCCTCGTGCCATGGAACTCCTGGCGCCACGAGTTCTACAAGCCGATGGGGACGCTCCATGACGCCGACCGTGGCGGCTTCATCTTCGCACCCGAGGTCGGCCTCCACGAGAACGTCCACGAACTCGACTTCTCCTCGTTGTATCCGAACATCATCTGTACCCGGAACGTCTCGCCGGACGTCATCCAGTGTGACTGCCACAGCGACCGCGACGACGTCCCCGGCCTCGGATACTCGATCTGCGACGACCGGGGCTACCTCGTCGACGTGCTACAGCCGATCATCGACGCGCGCGACGAGATCAAGGCGGCCATCCGTCGCGAGAAGGAACGGGACGACCCCGACGAGGACCGGCTGGCGGAACTCGAGGGACGGTCGGGAGCGCTGAAGTGGATCCTCGTCGCCTGCTTCGGCTATCAAGGGTTCAGCAACGCGAAGTTCGGTCGCATCGAGTGCCACGAGGCAATCAACGCGTTCGCTCGCGAGATTCTCCTGACGGCGAAACAACGACTGGAAGCCGGCGGCTGGCGCGTCGTCCACGGTATCGTCGACTCGATCTGGGTGACGCCGGACCCTGACGTCGACGACGAGGACCGCGAGGACCTCGAGACGCTCGCGACGGAAATTACGGAACGCGTCGAGATTCGGCTCGAACACGAAGCTCAGTACGACTGGGTCGCGTTCGTACCGCAGCGCGAGAGCGACGCCGGCGCGCTAACGAAGTACTTCGGGAAGGTCGCCGGCGACGACGACTTCAAGATCAGAGGCATCGAAGCCCGGCAGCGCTCGACCCCGCCGTTCATCGAGGACGTCCAGCGGGACTGTCTCGACCGGCTCGATACCACGCGGTCACCGGATGCGGTGCTCGGGCGTCTCGAACGAGCAATCGATGAACTGCAGGCGGGCAACGTAGCAGTGGAGCGGCTCATCGAGCGGAATCGTGTCTCCAAGCCGCTGGAAGGCTACTCACAGAATACCCAGAACGTGGCGGCCTTGAAGCGAGCCCGCGAGCAGGACCTGGCAGTCCATCCGGGCCAGGATATCGAGTACGTGGTCGTCGACGACGAGAAATCCTCGCGAGACCGGGTCGCCCTCGCCCACGAGAAGATCGAGACCTACGACGCCTCGTACTACGAGACGCAGCTGGTCAGAGCGGTCGAGAGCGTCCTTTCACCGCTCGGGTGGGACCGCTCCGACATTCGTCGAGAGCTCTCCGGTGAGAGGGACGCCGTTTTGAGCTTGTTCGGAGCCACCAACGAACTGTCGTAG
- a CDS encoding McrB family protein, translating into MSEPWSGEGVTDPEKKVAPDDDVEEFHVGIDWEHWRHPTNGYNRAKVNRILGYDEAYAPPQSVMPIKNPDEQAIERVYGIISDGGEMPTVLTSDQREVLEEWREVAENHTAGEEFDFEKHDRTKDIRERADAFIDDPTSERFKSMWDRMHAAIQRGNAENILSKWDNSIDELADLIKEIRDADQYDDQWEFELGGKTTVRELFGNLHIEEYPIINAATESGLAFFDYDQPDSYADGVEEFEDFLETYEQVVGHATAEADHGLEVPIRLEVDQLFNVIDKVDESSIENESSDAAIRLYRTVLDAKTDSGTEGGDGSTTTIQDLAGTDANPFWVNQGNQAEIRDEYLRAKVDNEWHHGLERVAEGDVIFHNFDDELIGYSIATGHHETYSFRDQKYQRIAVDFHWFNEPLPVDSELKEILGQDKYRTEKYYPINSNDHLQEAYLADLSDAAANFLLSQVDIDVEQATSTDATELPSKPNSAEEIERQLVQNKQVILYGPPGTGKTFDAKRFARRWIHEKTEREPTGKQIRSVTFHPSFSYEDFIEGLTADATESGSVTYDVEDGVLKHVAEDANDALEATPAGERAPPFVLIIDEINRGNLAQIFGEVITLLEADKRGSFEVELAHSGDSFTLPPNLYIIGTMNTADQSISLVDTALRRRFRFIDFPPNLDVVSEQYDTIDAGMEPEELLTAPTGVVSDRDRLLAASILAIDELNERILDAAQLGKGKQLGHTYLLEHDSKAAVVDAWRFDILPQLEEYYFGQLDRLREDLLDGTGETLFDWNTERIQSFNANDLYTTLCTLGGIENPVGLSGQEPESSVESDSDSADDTWGEGERTTDAFRDRISSTLDPANAEKISQLIDDADDIANLDPGDGDYASLMVKADSVNPSVGIIQIEEDGTIGFRWNWVVSNDNSEVSPAFIDDAATVFESVTGYQHEWDPEDGENGDFESPEINVQDLAHSDIDDLIESLREFVNRANEQ; encoded by the coding sequence GTGTCGGAGCCGTGGAGTGGTGAAGGTGTTACCGACCCTGAAAAGAAGGTGGCCCCGGACGATGATGTCGAAGAGTTTCACGTCGGTATTGATTGGGAACACTGGCGCCACCCGACGAATGGCTACAATCGGGCGAAGGTCAACCGAATTTTGGGATATGACGAGGCCTATGCTCCCCCACAGTCGGTTATGCCGATCAAAAACCCCGATGAACAGGCTATCGAGCGAGTATACGGCATAATTAGCGATGGTGGCGAGATGCCTACAGTGTTGACTTCCGACCAGCGGGAGGTACTCGAAGAGTGGCGAGAAGTCGCGGAAAACCACACCGCTGGCGAGGAGTTTGATTTCGAAAAACACGACAGGACGAAAGATATCCGAGAGCGAGCGGATGCGTTTATCGACGATCCCACCTCGGAACGGTTCAAGTCGATGTGGGACCGGATGCATGCTGCTATCCAACGTGGTAATGCCGAGAACATACTGTCTAAGTGGGACAATTCGATTGACGAACTTGCGGATCTTATAAAAGAAATTCGTGATGCCGATCAATACGACGACCAGTGGGAATTTGAACTAGGTGGTAAAACGACGGTCCGGGAACTCTTTGGTAACCTCCATATTGAGGAGTATCCGATCATCAACGCCGCTACCGAGAGCGGTCTGGCCTTCTTCGACTACGATCAACCAGACTCCTACGCAGATGGCGTCGAGGAGTTCGAAGATTTCCTCGAAACATATGAGCAAGTTGTTGGCCACGCGACAGCGGAAGCTGATCACGGACTCGAGGTACCGATTCGGCTTGAGGTGGATCAGCTATTCAACGTGATCGACAAGGTCGACGAGTCGAGTATCGAGAACGAATCTTCTGACGCGGCAATCCGACTCTATCGGACGGTGCTCGACGCTAAGACTGACTCTGGTACTGAGGGCGGCGACGGATCGACGACAACAATTCAGGACCTCGCAGGGACGGACGCCAATCCGTTCTGGGTCAATCAAGGTAATCAAGCTGAAATCCGAGACGAATATCTGAGAGCTAAAGTAGATAATGAGTGGCACCACGGCCTTGAACGGGTAGCGGAAGGCGATGTAATCTTCCATAATTTCGACGACGAGCTCATTGGCTACTCAATTGCCACGGGTCACCACGAAACATACTCCTTCCGCGACCAGAAGTACCAGCGAATCGCTGTCGACTTTCACTGGTTCAACGAACCACTCCCTGTCGATAGCGAGCTTAAGGAAATTCTCGGTCAAGACAAGTACCGAACAGAGAAATACTACCCAATAAACTCAAACGATCACCTCCAAGAAGCATATCTCGCGGATCTCTCGGACGCAGCTGCAAACTTTCTCCTCAGCCAAGTTGATATCGACGTCGAGCAGGCGACCTCAACCGACGCCACTGAACTCCCGTCAAAACCGAACAGTGCTGAAGAAATCGAACGCCAGCTCGTCCAGAACAAGCAGGTTATCTTGTATGGTCCTCCTGGAACGGGGAAAACCTTCGACGCGAAGCGTTTTGCGAGACGATGGATCCACGAGAAAACCGAGAGGGAGCCCACAGGGAAACAGATTCGCTCGGTGACGTTCCATCCCTCGTTTTCTTACGAGGATTTCATCGAGGGGCTGACTGCCGACGCAACAGAGTCTGGAAGTGTTACCTACGATGTCGAGGACGGGGTGCTGAAACACGTTGCTGAGGACGCGAACGACGCGCTGGAGGCAACGCCGGCGGGTGAGCGGGCACCGCCGTTTGTCCTGATCATCGACGAGATCAACCGCGGAAATCTCGCTCAGATCTTCGGCGAAGTCATCACCCTCCTGGAGGCAGACAAACGAGGCAGCTTCGAGGTCGAACTCGCACACTCCGGCGATTCGTTCACGCTACCCCCGAATCTCTACATCATCGGGACGATGAACACTGCCGACCAGTCGATATCGCTGGTCGATACGGCACTCCGTCGACGGTTCCGATTTATCGATTTCCCACCAAACCTCGATGTCGTCTCCGAGCAGTACGACACCATCGACGCCGGGATGGAACCCGAAGAATTGCTCACAGCACCTACTGGAGTCGTCTCAGACAGGGACCGGCTCTTAGCAGCGAGTATCCTCGCTATTGATGAACTCAACGAGCGTATTTTGGACGCGGCACAGCTTGGGAAAGGTAAACAGCTCGGCCACACGTACCTCCTTGAACACGATTCGAAGGCAGCAGTCGTCGACGCGTGGCGCTTTGACATATTGCCTCAGCTGGAAGAATACTACTTTGGGCAGCTCGACCGGCTTCGAGAAGATCTTCTCGATGGGACTGGCGAGACACTATTTGACTGGAATACTGAGCGTATTCAGTCATTCAATGCCAACGACCTCTATACGACGCTCTGTACGCTCGGCGGAATCGAGAATCCAGTCGGTCTGTCCGGCCAAGAACCTGAATCATCAGTAGAATCAGATTCTGACTCCGCTGACGACACATGGGGGGAGGGAGAACGAACAACTGATGCGTTCCGTGACCGGATTTCGTCAACGCTTGATCCGGCGAACGCCGAAAAAATATCCCAGCTAATTGATGATGCCGACGATATCGCCAATCTTGATCCTGGAGACGGCGACTATGCGAGTTTGATGGTGAAAGCAGATTCGGTCAACCCATCTGTCGGAATCATTCAGATCGAGGAAGATGGAACGATTGGGTTCCGGTGGAACTGGGTAGTCTCGAACGACAATAGTGAGGTTTCACCGGCGTTCATCGACGATGCCGCCACGGTCTTCGAATCGGTTACGGGTTATCAACACGAGTGGGACCCGGAAGACGGGGAGAACGGGGATTTCGAGAGCCCTGAGATCAACGTACAAGATCTCGCACACTCAGATATCGACGATCTCATCGAAAGCCTTCGAGAGTTCGTCAATCGGGCGAACGAACAATAG
- a CDS encoding SOS response-associated peptidase, whose protein sequence is MCGRNSLFIDQPDLEARFEAEVVADGGYTPRYNIAPGDDLHIITNEASDEIDAYHWGLIPFWADEPEEGIINARSETADEKRVFERAWESRPCLVPSSGFYEWKSPNGGSKQPYRIYREDDPAFAMAGLWDVWEGDDETISCVTILTTEPNDLMNSIHDRMPVVLPKDAESDWLAADPDTRKELCQPYPKDDLDAYEISTRVNNPGNDDPQVIEPLDHEQSGLGEFSS, encoded by the coding sequence ATGTGTGGCCGGAACTCGCTCTTCATCGACCAACCAGACCTCGAGGCCCGCTTCGAAGCCGAGGTCGTCGCGGACGGCGGGTACACCCCCCGATACAATATCGCACCTGGCGACGACCTCCACATCATCACGAACGAGGCTTCCGACGAGATCGACGCCTACCACTGGGGGCTGATTCCGTTCTGGGCGGACGAACCCGAGGAGGGCATCATCAACGCTCGCTCCGAGACAGCCGACGAGAAACGCGTCTTCGAGCGGGCGTGGGAATCACGTCCCTGCCTCGTCCCCTCGTCAGGGTTCTACGAGTGGAAATCGCCGAACGGCGGGTCGAAACAGCCCTATCGGATTTACCGGGAGGACGACCCCGCATTCGCGATGGCCGGGCTCTGGGACGTCTGGGAGGGCGACGACGAGACGATCTCGTGCGTCACGATTCTCACGACAGAGCCGAACGACCTGATGAACTCAATCCACGACCGGATGCCGGTCGTCCTCCCGAAGGACGCTGAGTCCGACTGGCTCGCCGCAGACCCGGACACCCGCAAGGAACTGTGCCAGCCGTACCCGAAGGACGATCTGGACGCCTACGAGATTTCGACGCGGGTCAACAACCCCGGCAACGACGATCCCCAGGTCATCGAGCCACTGGACCACGAGCAATCGGGCCTCGGCGAGTTCAGTTCCTGA